The Fodinibius saliphilus genomic interval TGATATTCAGCTATATGCTTGACCCTATTGTGAATCGCATGCAAGCTTCCGGAATAAACAGAACCTTCTCAATCACCCTGGTTCTAAGTGCACTTATTTTTATCTTAATCTGGATCTCTACCAATATTATACCCATTGTTGCAAACCAAATGGTAGAACTGGCAGGGCAACTAAACATTCAAAACATCCAGAGTATTACAAGACAAATAGAGGAACGTCTTACCCGAGAGTTCGCTTTTTTACCTCAAGGCTTTTTAAGCGATAACATGGCACAAGCACTCAAGGAATTACTGGATGTAGGGGAATTACCCGCCGCGCTCAGTAATATTATTGGAATCTTCACTAACATATTTTCTGCAGCACTGATTATCCCCTTTGCAACCTTTTTCTTTCTCAAAGACGGTACGAAACTCCGTCGTGACATCCTTCAAATAGTACCCAACAAATACTTTGAAACAACCTTAAGCCTAGTTGATAAAATTGAAACACGTCTTGGAATCTACTTTAGAAGTGTAATGCTACAAAGTATCATCGTCGCTTTCACTTCATGGGTAGGATTGACGATAGTAGGGCTCGATAATGCCTTATCTGTAGGTATTGCAGTGGGCCTTGCCAATACTATACCCTATTTTGGGCCCATCATCGGCTATATTCTATCAATTATTGTTTCTATCATCGAAGTTGGTAACTTTTCGCTGGTCTTGCCCTGTATTATCGCTATCCTGATGGTACAGGTGCTCGACAATGTAGTGTTGCAACCGTTCATCTTTTCACGCTCTGCTGATATGCATCCCGTCGCTATTTTATTCATCATTATGATTGGAGCTCAGATGGGCGGTTTACTGGGAATGCTTGTTGCTATCCCAATAGCTACCATGATTAAAATTACGATTAACCAGATTCGTTGGAGCCTCAACAATTATTATGTTTTCCGGAGTAGCTCAGTCAGCGACTCCAGCTAAAAAAGTTCTGAAATTCGAACTTAATCTGTATTCTTTTTTGCTTATCTTTTCGGCAAACTTACTACAATTATTTTTATCTCTTTCACCTTGTTCAATATCGTTGTTTTTGCTTCTGGGTCGGGTACCAACTTTCAATCTATCATTAATGCGATAGAAGCCGGGGAAATTGATGGACAGCTAGCCGGTCTTATTACCAACAAAACTGGGATCCAAGCCATAGAACGTGCTAAAAATCATCGTATCCCTCATATAATACTGGCTCCCTCCCAATTCACAGATCAGTCGACATATATTGAAAGCCTGTTAAAACAACTGGAACAATGGAATACCGACTTGATTGCATTGGCGGGCTATATGATAAAAATTCCAACTGCCGTGATTGAACAATACCATGGCCGAATCATCAATATTCACCCTTCCCTGCTCCCTAAATACGGTGGAAAAGGGTTCTACGGGATGCGTGTTCATCAGGCTGTAATAGATAATGATGAGAATGAGTCAGGATGCACTGTTCATCTGGTTACGGAAGAGTATGATGATGGTCCAATACTTGGGCAGCGCAAAGTTCCTGTCAAAAGTTCTGACAATGCTGATGACTTGGCCAGCCGGGTTTTAAAAGAAGAGCATAAACTCTTTCCTGAAGTAATAGCTAAACTCACTAACGAATTAAACTCCAAATCCAATAATTAACAGTGGCTTTACAACCTCTATCTAAGCTTCCTCAAGAACCTTTAACAGTTAATCGCGCCCTTTTATCTGTTTCCAACAAAACAGGAATCACCAATTTAGCCCGAGCCCTGTACAATGCAGGTGTAGAAATCATCTCTACAGGCGGTACTGCACGTAAAATTCGCGAGCAGGATATTCCTGTTACTGATGTTAGTGAAATCACCGGCTTTGAAGAATGCCTGGACGGACGTGTTAAAACGTTACATCCTATCATCCACGGTGGCATATTAGGCCGAACCAGCCATCAAGCTGATGTTGATGAAATGGAGCGATTGGATATTAAGCCAATAGAGCTGGTAGTTGTAAACCTCTATCCTTTTAAAGAAACTGTAGCCAAAGACGATTGCACACCTGCTATTGCTACTGAAAATATTGATATTGGCGGTCCTACAATGATTCGAGCTGCTGCCAAAAACTTTGCTCATGTTGGAATTCTCACATCACCAGACCAATACGAAGATTGTATTTCTGAATTAAAACAAGGTAATGCTCTTTCATTTTCAAAACGCCAAAAATGGG includes:
- a CDS encoding AI-2E family transporter; amino-acid sequence: MTNITLERVVKSVLALAGITVVWFLLYYFGTLVGYAIVAMIFSYMLDPIVNRMQASGINRTFSITLVLSALIFILIWISTNIIPIVANQMVELAGQLNIQNIQSITRQIEERLTREFAFLPQGFLSDNMAQALKELLDVGELPAALSNIIGIFTNIFSAALIIPFATFFFLKDGTKLRRDILQIVPNKYFETTLSLVDKIETRLGIYFRSVMLQSIIVAFTSWVGLTIVGLDNALSVGIAVGLANTIPYFGPIIGYILSIIVSIIEVGNFSLVLPCIIAILMVQVLDNVVLQPFIFSRSADMHPVAILFIIMIGAQMGGLLGMLVAIPIATMIKITINQIRWSLNNYYVFRSSSVSDSS
- the purN gene encoding phosphoribosylglycinamide formyltransferase, with product MFNIVVFASGSGTNFQSIINAIEAGEIDGQLAGLITNKTGIQAIERAKNHRIPHIILAPSQFTDQSTYIESLLKQLEQWNTDLIALAGYMIKIPTAVIEQYHGRIINIHPSLLPKYGGKGFYGMRVHQAVIDNDENESGCTVHLVTEEYDDGPILGQRKVPVKSSDNADDLASRVLKEEHKLFPEVIAKLTNELNSKSNN